In Vitis vinifera cultivar Pinot Noir 40024 chromosome 17, ASM3070453v1, one genomic interval encodes:
- the LOC100265719 gene encoding plant intracellular Ras-group-related LRR protein 9 has protein sequence MDPNPKTFPVLSYVMSRLPKLGSKPPASDSSQIDIESGDVGASTSATGGSGELVDQMPHLSHPKILASMTLAISDVAQTRSVLQTLGERPDHEAVDKAKAKIVEIDSRLSKQLEEIVLSPRPSSIERLQFRAHQAEKEQECRQAAEKEKQIYKAVVQLDEMHEAYEKLLKEAEERLVKLYESASAFADDVEHLPVKEETNEEVVGVLQEASGKGLERVDLSGRRLRFLPEAFGKIRSLVALNLSCNQLEFIPDSIATLENLEELNLSSNLLELLPDSIGLLVNLKILDASGNKLLALPDSICHCRSLVELDVSFNNLAYLPTNIGYELVNLKRLSINLNKIRSLPTSIGEMRSLCHLDAHFNELRGLPSAIGRLTNLETLNLSSNFSDLTELPETIGDLTNLRELDLSNNQIQALPDTFGRLDNLNKLNLDQNPLVIPPMEVVNEGVEAVKVFMAKRWLDILVEEEQKSLLEVKEQTETGWLTRSTSWLGSVVSGVSQSVSGYLGPGPRDPYLDQQL, from the exons ATGGATCCAAACCCTAAAACCTTCCCGGTTCTCTCTTACGTCATGTCTCGACTTCCTAAACTTGGTTCCAAACCCCCCGCCTCCGACTCATCCCAAATCGACATCGAGTCCGGTGATGTTGGTGCTTCCACGTCTGCCACCGGCGGATCTGGTGAGCTCGTCGATCAGATGCCTCACCTTAGTCACCCCAAAATCTTGGCCTCCATGACTCTTGCTATCTCCGACGTCGCCCAAACCCGATCTGTCCTCCAAACCCTCGGTGAACGACCCGATCACGAGGCAGTCGACAAAGCCAAGGCCAAAATCGTGGAAATCGACTCCCGACTGTCGAAGCAGCTCGAGGAAATCGTGCTCTCGCCTCGGCCGTCGAGCATCGAGCGGCTGCAGTTCAGGGCGCATCAGGCGGAGAAGGAGCAGGAATGCCGGCAGGCGGCGGAGAAGGAGAAGCAGATTTACAAGGCTGTGGTGCAGCTGGATGAGATGCACGAGGCATACGAGAAGTTGTTGAAGGAGGCAGAGGAGAGGCTGGTCAAGCTTTACGAGTCAGCATCGGCTTTTGCCGATGACGTGGAGCATTTGCCCGTGAAGGAGGAGACGAATGAGGAGGTTGTTGGGGTCTTGCAAGAGGCGTCTGGAAAAGGGTTAGAGAGAGTGGATCTATCTGGTCGGCGGTTGCGGTTTTTGCCAGAAGCGTTTGGGAAGATTCGTAGCTTGGTTGCGCTCAATCTCTCTTGCAATCAACTTGAG TTCATTCCTGATTCGATAGCCACACTAGAAAATCTCGAGGAGCTTAATCTTTCTTCAAATCTTTTAGAGTTGCTTCCGGACTCTATTGGGTTGTTGGTTAATTTGAAGATCTTGGATGCCTCTGGGAACAAGCTGCTTGCCTTACCTGATAGCATTTGTCATTGCAG GTCATTGGTCGAGCTGGATGTGAGCTTCAACAACCTGGCATATTTGCCAACTAATATTGGGTATGAATTAGTGAATTTAAAGAGGCTTTCAATCAATCTGAACAAGATCCGTTCCCTTCCCACTTCCATTGGTGAAATGAGGTCTTTGTGCCATCTTGATGCCCACTTCAATGAGCTCCGTGGCCTTCCATCTGCGATAGGGAGATTGACTAATCTCGAGACCCTCAATCTGAGTAGTAATTTCAGTGACCTCACAGAACTTCCTGAAACAATTGGTGATTTAACAAACCTGAGGGAACTTGATCTCAGCAACAACCAAATCCAAGCTCTTCCTGATACTTTTGGCCGGCTTGACAATCTGAACAAGCTCAACTTGGACCAAAACCCTCTTGTTATTCCCCCTATGGAGGTTGTGAATGAAGGAGTTGAAGCTGTTAAGGTTTTCATGGCCAAGAGGTGGCTTGATATTCTTGTGGAGGAAGAACAGAAGAGCTTGCTTGAGGTGAAAGAACAAACAGAGACTGGTTGGTTGACACGCAGCACCTCCTGGTTGGGTAGTGTTGTTTCAGGTGTAAGCCAGAGTGTTTCAGGGTATTTAGGACCTGGTCCCAGAGACCCTTACCTTGATCAGCAATTATGA